The Anaerobranca californiensis DSM 14826 genome has a segment encoding these proteins:
- a CDS encoding molybdenum cofactor guanylyltransferase, translated as MYKDLDLAILAGGGSTRMGIHKGNLTIDGRSFVDYIIYEIGHLFANVNVIDNGLQNTKLPGVNYYNDPLILQTKSSLLGVYSALYYSKNPQTFIIGCDTPLVNKKIVEYIISQRDRGDIVVCMAKGRFQPLYGIYNQKILPRVKETLLQDLHKIKIILDEFNTYYIPEEELRKIDKEMDFIKNFNYFSDYQRYLGEKGC; from the coding sequence ATGTATAAAGATTTAGATTTAGCAATATTAGCCGGCGGTGGTTCTACCCGGATGGGTATCCATAAAGGGAATTTAACAATTGACGGTAGATCCTTTGTAGATTATATTATTTACGAAATTGGCCATTTATTTGCCAATGTTAATGTAATAGATAATGGATTACAAAACACTAAACTACCAGGGGTTAATTATTACAATGACCCTTTAATATTACAAACAAAGAGCTCTTTATTAGGGGTTTACAGTGCACTTTACTATAGTAAAAATCCCCAAACCTTTATCATTGGCTGTGATACCCCCTTAGTTAATAAAAAGATAGTGGAATATATAATTAGCCAGCGGGATAGAGGGGATATTGTGGTGTGTATGGCAAAAGGCCGTTTTCAACCCCTTTACGGCATATATAATCAAAAGATTCTCCCCCGGGTAAAAGAAACTTTATTACAGGATCTGCACAAAATTAAAATTATTCTCGATGAATTCAATACTTACTATATCCCCGAAGAAGAACTACGAAAAATAGATAAGGAGATGGATTTTATCAAAAACTTCAATTATTTCTCCGATTATCAGCGATACCTAGGGGAAAAGGGCTGTTAA
- the secA gene encoding preprotein translocase subunit SecA gives MLGLISKIFGSYNDREIKGLSKIVQVVNGFEEGLKKLSDEQLRNKTFEFKDRLAKGETLDDILPEAFAVVREASRRTLGMRHFDVQILGGIVLHQGRIAEMKTGEGKTLVATLPAYLNALEGKGVHVVTVNDYLATRDSQWMGKIYEFLGLKVGLIVHGLGSSERREAYGCDITYGTNNEFGFDYLRDNMALYKEDLVQRDLHYAIIDEVDSILIDEARTPLIISGQVEQDISMYYRYAKLIPKLKNEIHYSVDEKANTVVLTEEGIREVEQQLGIENLYDDENMEISHHINQALRAHVLMKRDRDYVVQNNQVIIVDEFTGRLMHGRRYSNGLHQAIEAKEGVKIERESQTLASITYQNYFRMYKKLAGMTGTALTEEEEFRKIYGLDVVVIPTNLPMIRLDLPDVVYRTEKGKFQAVIRQVEECYRKGQPVLVGTISIEKSELLSEMLKRKGIPHTVLNAKYHEKEAEIVAQAGQRGAVTIATNMAGRGTDIVLGEGVKELGGLYIIGTERHESRRIDNQLRGRAGRQGDPGVSQFYISLEDDLMRLFGSEKIMGMMDKLGMDDNTPIEHPLLSKTIENAQKRVEARNFDIRKHVLQYDDVMNQQREVIYKQRKEVLLGEKLEDKIIGMIDKVIERSIDLFAHEELYPEDYDLKGLLEYAESTYLLPNDISLEEIQGLHREEILELFKEKVRENYQKRKEQLKELMEELERVIVLRTVDRKWMEQISAMDELRQGIGLRAFGQKDPLIEYKFEAYNMFQAMIESIQEEVARLIFRVQITATPVRRAVAVAKETSASGSEVNSKQTPVKSNKVGRNDPCPCGSGKKYKKCCG, from the coding sequence ATGCTAGGATTAATTTCTAAGATCTTCGGATCATATAACGATAGAGAAATTAAGGGTCTAAGTAAAATTGTCCAGGTAGTCAATGGCTTTGAAGAAGGGCTTAAAAAATTGTCTGATGAACAGTTAAGGAACAAAACCTTTGAGTTTAAAGACAGATTGGCAAAAGGGGAAACCCTTGATGATATCTTACCAGAAGCCTTTGCTGTTGTTAGAGAAGCAAGTAGGAGAACTTTAGGTATGCGGCACTTTGATGTACAAATACTAGGAGGTATTGTATTACATCAAGGTAGGATAGCGGAAATGAAAACCGGTGAAGGTAAAACATTAGTGGCAACATTGCCGGCATATTTAAATGCATTAGAGGGCAAAGGAGTCCATGTAGTTACAGTCAATGACTACCTTGCTACTAGGGACAGTCAGTGGATGGGCAAAATCTACGAATTTTTAGGGTTAAAAGTAGGTTTAATTGTCCATGGCCTAGGTTCTAGTGAGAGAAGGGAAGCCTATGGATGTGATATTACCTATGGTACAAACAATGAATTTGGTTTTGATTATTTAAGGGATAATATGGCTTTGTACAAAGAAGATTTAGTACAAAGGGATCTCCATTATGCCATAATCGACGAAGTTGACAGTATTTTAATAGATGAAGCGAGAACTCCCTTAATTATTTCCGGACAAGTAGAACAAGATATCAGTATGTATTACCGTTACGCAAAGTTAATCCCTAAATTGAAAAATGAAATCCATTATTCTGTAGATGAAAAGGCAAACACAGTAGTCCTTACGGAAGAAGGGATTAGGGAAGTAGAGCAACAGTTAGGTATTGAAAACCTTTATGATGATGAAAATATGGAGATCTCCCACCACATCAACCAAGCCCTAAGGGCCCATGTCTTGATGAAGCGGGATCGGGACTATGTAGTACAAAATAATCAAGTTATCATTGTCGATGAATTTACCGGCCGTTTAATGCACGGTAGAAGGTATAGTAATGGTCTACACCAAGCTATTGAAGCTAAGGAAGGGGTAAAAATTGAAAGGGAAAGCCAAACCTTAGCATCTATTACTTATCAAAATTACTTTAGAATGTATAAAAAGCTGGCAGGTATGACCGGTACTGCCTTGACAGAAGAAGAAGAGTTCCGGAAAATTTACGGTTTAGATGTAGTTGTTATCCCCACTAATTTACCTATGATTAGGCTAGATTTACCTGATGTCGTTTATCGTACTGAAAAAGGTAAATTTCAGGCCGTTATTAGACAAGTAGAAGAATGTTATAGAAAAGGGCAGCCTGTCCTTGTAGGTACCATAAGTATAGAAAAGTCTGAACTCCTTTCTGAAATGTTAAAGAGAAAGGGTATCCCCCATACCGTATTAAATGCAAAATATCATGAAAAGGAAGCTGAGATAGTTGCTCAAGCGGGACAACGGGGTGCTGTCACCATTGCCACTAATATGGCTGGTAGGGGTACCGATATTGTCCTAGGTGAAGGGGTAAAGGAATTAGGGGGACTTTACATTATTGGTACTGAAAGACACGAATCTAGAAGGATCGACAACCAGTTAAGGGGTAGGGCAGGTCGTCAAGGAGACCCTGGGGTATCCCAGTTTTATATCTCTTTAGAAGATGACTTGATGAGACTTTTTGGTTCTGAAAAAATTATGGGGATGATGGATAAATTGGGGATGGATGATAATACCCCAATTGAACACCCACTCCTTAGTAAAACCATTGAAAATGCTCAAAAACGGGTAGAAGCTAGAAACTTTGATATAAGAAAACATGTTCTGCAATATGATGATGTAATGAATCAACAGCGGGAAGTAATCTATAAACAAAGGAAAGAAGTGCTCCTTGGGGAAAAATTAGAAGATAAAATTATCGGAATGATCGACAAAGTAATAGAAAGATCTATAGACCTTTTTGCCCATGAAGAATTATACCCTGAAGATTACGACTTAAAGGGTTTACTTGAATATGCCGAATCCACTTATCTCTTACCCAACGACATTTCATTAGAAGAAATCCAAGGTCTGCACCGGGAAGAAATCCTTGAACTCTTTAAGGAAAAGGTCAGAGAAAATTACCAAAAACGGAAAGAACAGTTAAAGGAATTGATGGAAGAATTAGAGCGGGTAATTGTACTTAGGACAGTGGATAGAAAGTGGATGGAGCAAATCAGTGCCATGGATGAATTAAGACAAGGTATTGGGTTAAGGGCCTTTGGTCAAAAGGATCCTTTAATTGAGTATAAATTTGAAGCATATAATATGTTCCAGGCAATGATAGAAAGTATTCAAGAAGAAGTGGCTAGGTTGATCTTTAGGGTTCAGATAACTGCTACTCCAGTAAGACGGGCAGTGGCAGTTGCTAAGGAAACTTCTGCTTCAGGTTCAGAAGTAAACAGTAAACAAACCCCTGTCAAATCAAATAAAGTGGGAAGAAATGACCCTTGCCCTTGTGGTAGTGGCAAAAAATACAAAAAATGCTGTGGCTAA
- the prfB gene encoding peptide chain release factor 2 (programmed frameshift), with the protein MFLELKGKLREMENRLVELGVSLDVKGKREEILRLEEEMAQPDFWENREKSSQILSKISELKDVLNKFTKLEEILQTNKELLDLLELEEDPQLLSELEESVQDLEKDLENLELNLLLSGKYDRNNAILSLHPGAGGLESYDWAQMLYRMYLRWAEKRGYTVEILDYLPDIEAGLKSVTILIKGKNAFGYLKGEKGVHRLIRISPFDSSGRRHTSFASVDVLPEMEEGEEIKISPDEIKVDTYRASGAGGQHVNKTDSAVRITHLPTGIVVQCQNERSQHSNKAAALKILAAKLAEKQRLEQQKELEKIRGEQKEIGWGSQIRTYVFHPYSLVKDHRTNVEVANAQGVLDGDIDKFIDGYLKSLVVEKNA; encoded by the exons ATGTTTCTAGAACTTAAAGGTAAATTGCGGGAAATGGAAAATAGATTAGTGGAATTGGGTGTTTCCCTT GATGTAAAAGGGAAAAGGGAGGAAATACTCCGTTTAGAAGAAGAAATGGCTCAACCAGATTTTTGGGAGAATAGGGAAAAATCTTCTCAAATACTAAGTAAAATATCGGAATTAAAAGATGTCCTCAATAAATTTACAAAACTTGAGGAAATCCTCCAAACAAATAAAGAACTTTTAGATTTATTGGAACTAGAAGAAGATCCCCAGCTCCTTAGTGAATTAGAAGAAAGTGTTCAAGATTTAGAAAAAGATTTAGAAAATCTAGAACTAAACCTATTATTGTCTGGGAAATATGATAGGAATAATGCCATTTTGTCATTACACCCTGGTGCTGGGGGATTGGAATCCTATGACTGGGCCCAAATGCTTTACCGGATGTACCTCCGTTGGGCAGAAAAAAGGGGGTATACCGTAGAAATTTTAGACTATTTACCAGATATTGAAGCTGGGCTGAAAAGTGTTACAATACTCATCAAAGGGAAAAATGCCTTTGGTTATCTAAAGGGAGAGAAAGGGGTACATCGGTTAATTAGAATATCTCCCTTTGATTCTTCAGGTAGGCGGCATACTTCCTTTGCTTCTGTAGATGTTTTGCCGGAAATGGAAGAGGGAGAAGAAATTAAGATCTCCCCCGATGAAATTAAAGTAGATACCTACAGAGCCAGCGGGGCAGGGGGCCAGCATGTCAACAAAACGGACTCTGCCGTTAGGATTACCCACCTTCCTACAGGTATAGTGGTACAATGTCAAAATGAAAGATCCCAACATTCCAATAAAGCAGCGGCACTAAAGATATTGGCTGCGAAATTGGCAGAAAAACAGCGGTTAGAACAGCAAAAGGAGTTAGAGAAAATAAGGGGAGAGCAAAAGGAAATAGGTTGGGGCAGTCAAATAAGAACTTATGTCTTCCATCCCTATAGTTTAGTTAAAGATCACAGAACTAATGTGGAAGTGGCCAACGCCCAAGGAGTCTTAGATGGAGATATCGACAAGTTCATCGATGGCTATTTGAAAAGTTTGGTGGTAGAAAAAAATGCTTAA